A window from Bos indicus isolate NIAB-ARS_2022 breed Sahiwal x Tharparkar chromosome 1, NIAB-ARS_B.indTharparkar_mat_pri_1.0, whole genome shotgun sequence encodes these proteins:
- the CHST2 gene encoding carbohydrate sulfotransferase 2 has translation MSRSPPRALPAGAPLGLLPAAPAAGPRALLPPWPRRLGRRWPASPLGMKVFRRKALVLCAGYALLLVLTMLNLLDYKWHKEPLQQCSPDGSLGAGAGAASGGWGRPGPPPAVPPRAHTRLDPRTPYRPPVAAVQAAPAVAAGAARAAAPPGNGTRGGGDKRQLVYVFTTWRSGSSFFGELFNQNPEVFFLYEPVWHVWQKLYPGDAVSLQGAARDMLSALYRCDLSVFQLYSPAGSGGRNLTTLGIFGAATNKVVCSSPLCPAYRKEVVGLVDDRVCKKCPPQRLARFEEECRKYRTLVIKGVRVFDVAVLAPLLRDPALDLKVIHLVRDPRAVASSRIRSRHGLIRESLQVVRSRDPRAHRMPFLEAPGHKLGVKKESMGGPADYHALGAMEVICNSMAKTLQTALQPPDWLQGHYLVVRYEDLVGDPVKTLRRVYDFVGLLVSPEMEQFALNMTSGSGSSSKPFVVSARNATQAANAWRTALTFQQIKQVEEFCYQPMAVLGYERVNSPEEVKDLSKTLLRKPRL, from the coding sequence ATGAGCCGCAGCCCGCCGCGAGCTCTACCCGCGGGCGCGCCCCTCGGGTTGCTCCCAGCCGCGCCCGCCGCCGGGCCGCGCGCCCTGCTCCCGCCGTGGCCCCGGCGCCTGGGTCGCCGCTGGCCTGCGTCCCCGCTCGGAATGAAGGTGTTCCGCAGGAAGGCGCTGGTGCTCTGCGCGGGCTACGCGCTGCTGCTGGTGCTCACCATGCTCAACCTCCTGGACTACAAGTGGCACAAGGAGCCGTTGCAGCAGTGCAGCCCCGACGGGTCGCTGGGTGCCGGGGCGGGGGCGGCTTCGGGCGGCTGGGGGCGTCCAGGACCTCCTCCAGCCGTGCCGCCCCGCGCACACACCCGCTTGGATCCCCGGACCCCATACCGCCCTCCCGTCGCCGCAGTCCAGGCAGCTCCGGCAGTCGCGGCCGGGGCGGCAAGGGCCGCAGCCCCTCCAGGTAATGGCACTCGGGGCGGCGGGGACAAGAGGCAGTTGGTGTACGTGTTCACCACGTGGCGCTCAGGCTCGTCCTTCTTCGGCGAGCTTTTCAACCAGAACCCCGAAGTGTTCTTCCTCTACGAGCCGGTGTGGCATGTGTGGCAGAAACTGTACCCAGGGGACGCCGTCTCCCTGCAAGGGGCGGCGCGGGACATGCTGAGCGCTCTCTACCGCTGCGACCTCTCGGTCTTCCAGCTGTACAGCCCCGCCGGCAGCGGGGGGCGCAACCTCACCACTCTGGGCATCTTCGGTGCGGCCACCAACAAGGTGGTGTGCTCCTCGCCGCTGTGCCCCGCCTACCGCAAGGAGGTCGTGGGACTGGTGGACGACCGCGTGTGCAAGAAGTGCCCGCCGCAGCGCCTGGCGCGCTTCGAGGAGGAGTGCCGCAAGTACCGCACGCTGGTCATCAAGGGCGTTCGGGTCTTCGACGTGGCGGTATTGGCGCCACTGTTGCGAGACCCGGCCCTGGACCTTAAGGTCATTCATCTGGTGCGGGACCCCCGCGCTGTGGCCAGCTCACGCATTCGCTCGCGCCACGGTCTCATCCGTGAAAGCCTGCAGGTGGTGCGCAGCCGGGACCCGCGAGCCCACCGCATGCCCTTCCTGGAGGCCCCCGGCCACAAACTGGGCGTCAAGAAGGAGAGCATGGGAGGGCCGGCAGACTACCACGCGCTTGGCGCCATGGAGGTCATCTGCAACAGCATGGCCAAGACACTGCAGACGGCCCTGCAGCCCCCTGACTGGCTGCAGGGCCATTACCTGGTGGTGCGGTACGAGGACTTGGTGGGAGACCCCGTCAAAACCCTGCGGAGGGTGTACGACTTTGTGGGGCTGTTGGTGAGCCCCGAAATGGAGCAGTTTGCACTCAACATGACTAGTGGCTCAGGCTCCTCCTCCAAGCCTTTTGTGGTGTCAGCCCGCAACGCCACACAGGCCGCCAACGCCTGGCGGACCGCCCTCACCTTCCAGCAGATCAAACAGGTGGAGGAGTTTTGCTACCAGCCCATGGCCGTGTTGGGCTACGAGCGGGTCAATAGCCCCGAGGAGGTCAAAGACCTCAGCAAGACCCTGCTCCGGAAACCCCGACTCTGA